The Perca fluviatilis chromosome 2, GENO_Pfluv_1.0, whole genome shotgun sequence genome includes a region encoding these proteins:
- the LOC120544406 gene encoding SR-related and CTD-associated factor 4-like isoform X1: MDAVNAFNTELFSMIDMKPPISRAKMMSVTKSAIKAIKLYKHVVQIVEKFIKKCKPELKVPGLYVVDSIVRQSRHQFGVDKDVFAARFLKNFTDTFQNLYCCPEDDKSKIIRVLNLWQKNGVFDMGIIQPLMDMANGAIVPAPALEVIADAQPERQLPVTSASVVPAVPKVPSPDALAAVAQLFQSPHGQELQRMLQNFQQADKNLTATIANNIPSPPQMPVAQLNPYSAHTEKQSSLAEKLLDRFDYDDEPEDLMAKEGSALSQGLPENVFNQYPGQMSNAENVHPHMTGQTGGIEHGGGTSHGEHHMMLDGYRSLNEAYSHSRGNSREDPSTRREDRHRGYGRRSRSRSGSRSPRRRRSRSSSCSKRSRHRRSRSREQRWRSRSRSQDRNEREKDRERRQKGLPSIKSQTLSVCSTTLWVGQLDKKTQQSDVMSLLEEFGQIESINMIPPRGCAYIVMVHRQDANTALTKLSRGSYKVNQKPVKIAWALNKGIKSAHKKFWDVERGVTYVPWNKVKVEELESYREGGILDAETLNPEWNHGKDLNKQAAVNGALESVPADGTVTAHIQVPQVQQAVPIRSPPAFPGPIMLSPTSMPPGGAPFLPTEFGPTKLAPAGSVKHPEESPNDSKGDQGTPSDPGSDNHLGSPGAPVMTMPGPGVMQGPRLGMPPLQPPPGMPNPHLAPFLSPPHMPHMPPQMMHRGPMFPPDRFRMPMPFPPRGPPFHQHPSMGHEGMDGREGRHFRNGRPGFGCPPFHRGRW, encoded by the exons CTTTACAAACATGTTGTCCAGATTGTTGAAAAGTTCATCAAGAAG TGCAAGCCAGAACTAAAAGTCCCTGGTTTGTATGTGGTGGACTCCATTGTTCGACAGTCACGGCATCAGTTTGGTGTTGACAAGGATGTATTTGCGGCAAGATTCTTAAAGAACTTCACAGATACCTTCCAAAACCTGTACTGTTGCCCAGAGGATGATAAG agcaAAATTATCAGAGTCCTGAATCTGTGGCAGAAGAATGGTGTGTTCGATATGGGCATCATTCAGCCTCTGATGGATATGGCCAATGGAGCTATTGTACCTGCCCCTGCACTCGAAG TTATTGCTGACGCCCAACCAGAGAGACAGCTTCCTGTCACTAGTGCCTCGGTTGTCCCTGCTGTGCCTAAGGTACCCAGTCCAGATGCCTTAGCTGCTGTGGCACAGCTTTTTCAGTCCCCGCATGGTCAAGAG CTGCAGAGAATGCTCCAGAACTTCCAGCAGGCAGATAAGAACCTGACAGCCACCATCGCAAACAACATACCAAGCCCACCGCAGATGCCTGTGGCCCAGCTCAACCCATACAGTGCACACACTGAAAAGCAGAGCTCTTTAGCCGAG AAACTCCTTGACCGATTTGACTATGACGATGAACCTGAGGATTTGATGGCTAAAGAAGGCAGTGCCCTGTCACA AGGCCTTCCTGAAAATGTGTTTAACCAGTATCCTGGTCAGATGTCCAACGCAGAGAATGTTCATCCACACATGACGGGACAGACTGGTGGCATAGAG CACGGTGGAGGAACGAGCCATGGTGAACATCATATGATGCTCGATGGATACCGTTCCTTAAATGAGGCTTATTCACACTCGCGG GGAAATTCAAGAGAGGACCCCTCTACGAGGCGGgaggacagacacagaggctATGGCAGAAGATCAAGATCCAGATCTGGTTCAAG ATCTCCCAGGAGAAGAAGATCAAGATCTTCGTCCTGCTCGAAAAGATCAAGGCATCGACGCTCTCGCTCCAGGGAACAGCGCTGGAGATCTCGCTCTCGTTCTCAGGACAGGAATGAAAGAGAAAAGGACAGAGAACGCAGACAGAAAGGTCTTCCAAGCATAAAGAGCCAGACACTCAGTG TTTGCAGCACTACACTTTGGGTTGGACAGCTagacaaaaaaactcagcagTCTGACGTGATGTCCCTTTTGGAAGAGTTTGGCCAGATTGAGTCCATCAAT ATGATTCCTCCGAGGGGTTGTGCCTACATTGTTATGGTTCACAGACAAGACGCTAATACAGCCTTGACCAAACTCAGTAGGGGGTCATACAAAGTCAATCAGAAACCTGTTAAG ATTGCTTGGGCTTTGAACAAAGGTATAAAATCGGCGCACAAAAAGTTCTGGGATGTGGAGCGAGGAGTTACCTACGTCCCCTGGAACAAAGTCAAAGTGGAGGAGTTGGAGAGCTATCGGGAAGGGGGTATACTGGACGCAGAGACACTAAATCCAG AGTGGAATCATGGCAAGGACCTCAATAAGCAGGCAGCTGTAAATGGAGCGCTGGAAAGTGTACCAGCAGATGGAACCGTCACTGCTCACATTCAG GTGCCACAGGTTCAACAGGCAGTACCCATCAGGAGTCCACCTGCTTTTCCTGGCCCCATCATGCTGTCCCCTACATCCATGCCTCCAGGAGGAGCTCCTTTCCTCCCCACAGAGTTTGGCCCTACAAAGTTGGCACCAG CAGGAAGTGTAAAACATCCAGAAGAGTCCCCCAATGATTCCAAAGGAGACCAAGGCACGCCCTCAGATCCGGGCAGCGACAACCACCTGGGGTCTCCTGGAGCACCGGTGATGACCATGCCAGGCCCAGGAGTCATGCAGGGTCCGAGACTGGGTATGCCACCTCTGCAGCCCCCTCCCGGCATGCCGAATCCTCATCTAGCTCCATTCCTCTCGCCTCCACACATGCCACACATGCCCCCGCAAATGATGCACCGGGGACCCATGTTCCCACCAGATAGGTTCAGAATGCCTATGCCCTTTCCTCCTCGTGGCCCTCCTTTCCATCAACATCCTTCTATGGGACATGAGGGCATGGATGGCAGAGAAGGGCGACATTTCCGAAATGGGAGGCCAGGGTTTGGGTGCCCACCCTTCCACAGAGGGAGATGGTAG
- the LOC120544406 gene encoding SR-related and CTD-associated factor 4-like isoform X2 yields the protein MDAVNAFNTELFSMIDMKPPISRAKMMSVTKSAIKAIKLYKHVVQIVEKFIKKCKPELKVPGLYVVDSIVRQSRHQFGVDKDVFAARFLKNFTDTFQNLYCCPEDDKSKIIRVLNLWQKNGVFDMGIIQPLMDMANGAIVPAPALEVIADAQPERQLPVTSASVVPAVPKVPSPDALAAVAQLFQSPHGQELQRMLQNFQQADKNLTATIANNIPSPPQMPVAQLNPYSAHTEKQSSLAEKLLDRFDYDDEPEDLMAKEGSALSQGLPENVFNQYPGQMSNAENVHPHMTGQTGGIEHGGGTSHGEHHMMLDGYRSLNEAYSHSRGNSREDPSTRREDRHRGYGRRSRSRSGSRSPRRRRSRSSSCSKRSRHRRSRSREQRWRSRSRSQDRNEREKDRERRQKGLPSIKSQTLSVCSTTLWVGQLDKKTQQSDVMSLLEEFGQIESINMIPPRGCAYIVMVHRQDANTALTKLSRGSYKVNQKPVKIAWALNKGIKSAHKKFWDVERGVTYVPWNKVKVEELESYREGGILDAETLNPEWNHGKDLNKQAAVNGALESVPADGTVTAHIQVPQVQQAVPIRSPPAFPGPIMLSPTSMPPGGAPFLPTEFGPTKLAPGSVKHPEESPNDSKGDQGTPSDPGSDNHLGSPGAPVMTMPGPGVMQGPRLGMPPLQPPPGMPNPHLAPFLSPPHMPHMPPQMMHRGPMFPPDRFRMPMPFPPRGPPFHQHPSMGHEGMDGREGRHFRNGRPGFGCPPFHRGRW from the exons CTTTACAAACATGTTGTCCAGATTGTTGAAAAGTTCATCAAGAAG TGCAAGCCAGAACTAAAAGTCCCTGGTTTGTATGTGGTGGACTCCATTGTTCGACAGTCACGGCATCAGTTTGGTGTTGACAAGGATGTATTTGCGGCAAGATTCTTAAAGAACTTCACAGATACCTTCCAAAACCTGTACTGTTGCCCAGAGGATGATAAG agcaAAATTATCAGAGTCCTGAATCTGTGGCAGAAGAATGGTGTGTTCGATATGGGCATCATTCAGCCTCTGATGGATATGGCCAATGGAGCTATTGTACCTGCCCCTGCACTCGAAG TTATTGCTGACGCCCAACCAGAGAGACAGCTTCCTGTCACTAGTGCCTCGGTTGTCCCTGCTGTGCCTAAGGTACCCAGTCCAGATGCCTTAGCTGCTGTGGCACAGCTTTTTCAGTCCCCGCATGGTCAAGAG CTGCAGAGAATGCTCCAGAACTTCCAGCAGGCAGATAAGAACCTGACAGCCACCATCGCAAACAACATACCAAGCCCACCGCAGATGCCTGTGGCCCAGCTCAACCCATACAGTGCACACACTGAAAAGCAGAGCTCTTTAGCCGAG AAACTCCTTGACCGATTTGACTATGACGATGAACCTGAGGATTTGATGGCTAAAGAAGGCAGTGCCCTGTCACA AGGCCTTCCTGAAAATGTGTTTAACCAGTATCCTGGTCAGATGTCCAACGCAGAGAATGTTCATCCACACATGACGGGACAGACTGGTGGCATAGAG CACGGTGGAGGAACGAGCCATGGTGAACATCATATGATGCTCGATGGATACCGTTCCTTAAATGAGGCTTATTCACACTCGCGG GGAAATTCAAGAGAGGACCCCTCTACGAGGCGGgaggacagacacagaggctATGGCAGAAGATCAAGATCCAGATCTGGTTCAAG ATCTCCCAGGAGAAGAAGATCAAGATCTTCGTCCTGCTCGAAAAGATCAAGGCATCGACGCTCTCGCTCCAGGGAACAGCGCTGGAGATCTCGCTCTCGTTCTCAGGACAGGAATGAAAGAGAAAAGGACAGAGAACGCAGACAGAAAGGTCTTCCAAGCATAAAGAGCCAGACACTCAGTG TTTGCAGCACTACACTTTGGGTTGGACAGCTagacaaaaaaactcagcagTCTGACGTGATGTCCCTTTTGGAAGAGTTTGGCCAGATTGAGTCCATCAAT ATGATTCCTCCGAGGGGTTGTGCCTACATTGTTATGGTTCACAGACAAGACGCTAATACAGCCTTGACCAAACTCAGTAGGGGGTCATACAAAGTCAATCAGAAACCTGTTAAG ATTGCTTGGGCTTTGAACAAAGGTATAAAATCGGCGCACAAAAAGTTCTGGGATGTGGAGCGAGGAGTTACCTACGTCCCCTGGAACAAAGTCAAAGTGGAGGAGTTGGAGAGCTATCGGGAAGGGGGTATACTGGACGCAGAGACACTAAATCCAG AGTGGAATCATGGCAAGGACCTCAATAAGCAGGCAGCTGTAAATGGAGCGCTGGAAAGTGTACCAGCAGATGGAACCGTCACTGCTCACATTCAG GTGCCACAGGTTCAACAGGCAGTACCCATCAGGAGTCCACCTGCTTTTCCTGGCCCCATCATGCTGTCCCCTACATCCATGCCTCCAGGAGGAGCTCCTTTCCTCCCCACAGAGTTTGGCCCTACAAAGTTGGCACCAG GAAGTGTAAAACATCCAGAAGAGTCCCCCAATGATTCCAAAGGAGACCAAGGCACGCCCTCAGATCCGGGCAGCGACAACCACCTGGGGTCTCCTGGAGCACCGGTGATGACCATGCCAGGCCCAGGAGTCATGCAGGGTCCGAGACTGGGTATGCCACCTCTGCAGCCCCCTCCCGGCATGCCGAATCCTCATCTAGCTCCATTCCTCTCGCCTCCACACATGCCACACATGCCCCCGCAAATGATGCACCGGGGACCCATGTTCCCACCAGATAGGTTCAGAATGCCTATGCCCTTTCCTCCTCGTGGCCCTCCTTTCCATCAACATCCTTCTATGGGACATGAGGGCATGGATGGCAGAGAAGGGCGACATTTCCGAAATGGGAGGCCAGGGTTTGGGTGCCCACCCTTCCACAGAGGGAGATGGTAG
- the LOC120544406 gene encoding SR-related and CTD-associated factor 4-like isoform X3, with the protein MDAVNAFNTELFSMIDMKPPISRAKMMSVTKSAIKAIKLYKHVVQIVEKFIKKCKPELKVPGLYVVDSIVRQSRHQFGVDKDVFAARFLKNFTDTFQNLYCCPEDDKSKIIRVLNLWQKNGVFDMGIIQPLMDMANGAIVPAPALEVIADAQPERQLPVTSASVVPAVPKVPSPDALAAVAQLFQSPHGQELQRMLQNFQQADKNLTATIANNIPSPPQMPVAQLNPYSAHTEKQSSLAEKLLDRFDYDDEPEDLMAKEGSALSQGLPENVFNQYPGQMSNAENVHPHMTGQTGGIEGNSREDPSTRREDRHRGYGRRSRSRSGSRSPRRRRSRSSSCSKRSRHRRSRSREQRWRSRSRSQDRNEREKDRERRQKGLPSIKSQTLSVCSTTLWVGQLDKKTQQSDVMSLLEEFGQIESINMIPPRGCAYIVMVHRQDANTALTKLSRGSYKVNQKPVKIAWALNKGIKSAHKKFWDVERGVTYVPWNKVKVEELESYREGGILDAETLNPEWNHGKDLNKQAAVNGALESVPADGTVTAHIQVPQVQQAVPIRSPPAFPGPIMLSPTSMPPGGAPFLPTEFGPTKLAPAGSVKHPEESPNDSKGDQGTPSDPGSDNHLGSPGAPVMTMPGPGVMQGPRLGMPPLQPPPGMPNPHLAPFLSPPHMPHMPPQMMHRGPMFPPDRFRMPMPFPPRGPPFHQHPSMGHEGMDGREGRHFRNGRPGFGCPPFHRGRW; encoded by the exons CTTTACAAACATGTTGTCCAGATTGTTGAAAAGTTCATCAAGAAG TGCAAGCCAGAACTAAAAGTCCCTGGTTTGTATGTGGTGGACTCCATTGTTCGACAGTCACGGCATCAGTTTGGTGTTGACAAGGATGTATTTGCGGCAAGATTCTTAAAGAACTTCACAGATACCTTCCAAAACCTGTACTGTTGCCCAGAGGATGATAAG agcaAAATTATCAGAGTCCTGAATCTGTGGCAGAAGAATGGTGTGTTCGATATGGGCATCATTCAGCCTCTGATGGATATGGCCAATGGAGCTATTGTACCTGCCCCTGCACTCGAAG TTATTGCTGACGCCCAACCAGAGAGACAGCTTCCTGTCACTAGTGCCTCGGTTGTCCCTGCTGTGCCTAAGGTACCCAGTCCAGATGCCTTAGCTGCTGTGGCACAGCTTTTTCAGTCCCCGCATGGTCAAGAG CTGCAGAGAATGCTCCAGAACTTCCAGCAGGCAGATAAGAACCTGACAGCCACCATCGCAAACAACATACCAAGCCCACCGCAGATGCCTGTGGCCCAGCTCAACCCATACAGTGCACACACTGAAAAGCAGAGCTCTTTAGCCGAG AAACTCCTTGACCGATTTGACTATGACGATGAACCTGAGGATTTGATGGCTAAAGAAGGCAGTGCCCTGTCACA AGGCCTTCCTGAAAATGTGTTTAACCAGTATCCTGGTCAGATGTCCAACGCAGAGAATGTTCATCCACACATGACGGGACAGACTGGTGGCATAGAG GGAAATTCAAGAGAGGACCCCTCTACGAGGCGGgaggacagacacagaggctATGGCAGAAGATCAAGATCCAGATCTGGTTCAAG ATCTCCCAGGAGAAGAAGATCAAGATCTTCGTCCTGCTCGAAAAGATCAAGGCATCGACGCTCTCGCTCCAGGGAACAGCGCTGGAGATCTCGCTCTCGTTCTCAGGACAGGAATGAAAGAGAAAAGGACAGAGAACGCAGACAGAAAGGTCTTCCAAGCATAAAGAGCCAGACACTCAGTG TTTGCAGCACTACACTTTGGGTTGGACAGCTagacaaaaaaactcagcagTCTGACGTGATGTCCCTTTTGGAAGAGTTTGGCCAGATTGAGTCCATCAAT ATGATTCCTCCGAGGGGTTGTGCCTACATTGTTATGGTTCACAGACAAGACGCTAATACAGCCTTGACCAAACTCAGTAGGGGGTCATACAAAGTCAATCAGAAACCTGTTAAG ATTGCTTGGGCTTTGAACAAAGGTATAAAATCGGCGCACAAAAAGTTCTGGGATGTGGAGCGAGGAGTTACCTACGTCCCCTGGAACAAAGTCAAAGTGGAGGAGTTGGAGAGCTATCGGGAAGGGGGTATACTGGACGCAGAGACACTAAATCCAG AGTGGAATCATGGCAAGGACCTCAATAAGCAGGCAGCTGTAAATGGAGCGCTGGAAAGTGTACCAGCAGATGGAACCGTCACTGCTCACATTCAG GTGCCACAGGTTCAACAGGCAGTACCCATCAGGAGTCCACCTGCTTTTCCTGGCCCCATCATGCTGTCCCCTACATCCATGCCTCCAGGAGGAGCTCCTTTCCTCCCCACAGAGTTTGGCCCTACAAAGTTGGCACCAG CAGGAAGTGTAAAACATCCAGAAGAGTCCCCCAATGATTCCAAAGGAGACCAAGGCACGCCCTCAGATCCGGGCAGCGACAACCACCTGGGGTCTCCTGGAGCACCGGTGATGACCATGCCAGGCCCAGGAGTCATGCAGGGTCCGAGACTGGGTATGCCACCTCTGCAGCCCCCTCCCGGCATGCCGAATCCTCATCTAGCTCCATTCCTCTCGCCTCCACACATGCCACACATGCCCCCGCAAATGATGCACCGGGGACCCATGTTCCCACCAGATAGGTTCAGAATGCCTATGCCCTTTCCTCCTCGTGGCCCTCCTTTCCATCAACATCCTTCTATGGGACATGAGGGCATGGATGGCAGAGAAGGGCGACATTTCCGAAATGGGAGGCCAGGGTTTGGGTGCCCACCCTTCCACAGAGGGAGATGGTAG